A genomic stretch from Nocardia wallacei includes:
- a CDS encoding penicillin-binding protein, which yields MPISQTLARLAGACVLAAVLIAGLLFPLAGGFGYVSNRAADAVDNVSAELVEGNAPAVSTMVDAAGNPFAWLYEQRRFEVPSDRISNDMKLAIVSIEDRRFAEHGGVDWQGTLRAFLTNTSSGEVQQGASTLDQQYIKNFQLLVVAKTDAERRAAIETTPARKLREIRMALTLEKQLTKDEILTRYLNIVPFGNGSYGIQDAAQTYFGVDAKDLKVSQAAMLAGMVQSSSKLNPYTNPQGVLDRRNIVLDTMIQNIPSRAEEFRAAKTEPLGVLPDPKGLPRGCIAAGDRGFFCDYALQYLANSGISKEQIDKGGYTIRTTLDPAVQNSVKAAISGVTKPDLEDIAEVTSIIGTGQDAHPVLAMASSRTYGLSGEGHETVQPQPYSLVGDGAGSIFKLFTTAAAMEKGLGINAQLDVPSFFSAKGMGNSGTPGCPPETYCVKNVGNYRSPMSVTEALAQSPNTAFVKLIQDVGVTPTVDMAVRLGMRSYAAPGTSGHGNQSLADMVKQQNLGSFTLGPFAINPLELSNVAATLASGGKWCPPSPIREVIDRNGKQVPLTQPSCEQVVEPGLANTLANAMSKDSISGTAAGSAHAAGWTAPMSAKTGTTESHRSSAFLGFTNSLAGAAYIYGDSPTPGEICSFPLRSCGDGNLYGGNEPARSWFDGIKPVLDRFPPPSLPGEDDKYVRGSNNSQIPDVVGMTEAEARSTLIGAGFQVTMVTVPAAPAKGTVIGTTPNGSAIPGSVITVNISDGTLREPPPPGPPAIPNLPGLPPPPRLPPIPIPIPIPR from the coding sequence GTGCCGATCTCACAAACGCTCGCGAGGCTCGCCGGTGCGTGCGTCCTGGCGGCCGTGCTCATCGCCGGGTTGTTGTTCCCGCTCGCCGGTGGCTTCGGATACGTGTCCAACCGGGCCGCCGACGCCGTCGACAACGTGTCCGCGGAACTGGTCGAGGGCAACGCACCCGCGGTGTCGACGATGGTGGACGCCGCCGGTAACCCCTTCGCCTGGCTGTACGAGCAGCGCCGTTTCGAAGTGCCCAGCGACCGGATCTCCAACGACATGAAGTTGGCGATCGTGTCCATCGAGGACCGGCGGTTCGCCGAGCACGGCGGCGTGGACTGGCAGGGCACGCTGCGCGCGTTCCTCACCAACACCTCGAGCGGCGAGGTGCAGCAGGGCGCCTCCACATTGGATCAGCAGTACATCAAGAACTTTCAGCTGCTGGTGGTCGCGAAGACCGACGCCGAGCGCCGCGCCGCGATCGAGACGACGCCGGCGCGCAAGCTGCGTGAGATCCGCATGGCGCTGACCCTCGAGAAGCAGCTGACCAAGGACGAGATCCTCACCCGCTACCTGAACATCGTCCCGTTCGGCAACGGCTCCTACGGGATTCAGGACGCCGCGCAGACCTACTTCGGCGTGGACGCCAAGGACCTGAAGGTGTCGCAGGCGGCGATGCTGGCGGGCATGGTGCAGAGTTCGTCGAAGCTCAACCCCTACACCAATCCGCAGGGCGTGCTGGATCGCCGCAACATCGTGCTGGACACCATGATCCAGAACATCCCCAGCCGCGCCGAGGAGTTCCGCGCCGCCAAGACCGAACCGCTGGGCGTGCTGCCGGACCCGAAGGGGCTGCCGCGCGGCTGCATCGCGGCCGGTGATCGGGGCTTCTTCTGCGATTACGCGCTGCAGTATCTGGCGAATTCGGGCATCAGCAAGGAGCAGATCGACAAGGGCGGCTACACGATCCGCACCACGCTGGATCCGGCGGTGCAGAATTCGGTGAAGGCCGCGATATCGGGGGTGACGAAGCCGGATCTGGAGGATATCGCCGAGGTCACCAGCATCATCGGCACCGGACAGGACGCGCATCCGGTGCTGGCGATGGCCTCGAGCCGCACCTACGGGCTGAGCGGCGAGGGCCACGAAACCGTGCAGCCGCAACCGTATTCGCTGGTCGGTGACGGCGCGGGCTCGATTTTCAAGTTGTTCACCACGGCCGCGGCGATGGAGAAGGGGCTGGGCATCAACGCGCAGCTGGATGTGCCGTCGTTCTTCTCGGCCAAGGGCATGGGTAACAGCGGCACGCCCGGCTGTCCGCCCGAGACCTACTGCGTGAAGAACGTCGGCAACTACCGCTCGCCGATGTCGGTGACCGAGGCGCTGGCGCAGTCGCCGAATACGGCCTTCGTCAAGCTCATTCAGGATGTCGGGGTGACGCCGACGGTCGATATGGCGGTGCGGCTGGGTATGCGTTCCTACGCGGCGCCGGGCACGTCCGGCCACGGCAATCAGAGCCTGGCGGACATGGTGAAGCAGCAGAATCTGGGTTCGTTCACGCTGGGCCCGTTCGCGATCAATCCGCTGGAGCTGTCGAATGTGGCCGCGACGCTGGCCTCGGGCGGCAAGTGGTGCCCGCCGTCGCCGATCCGGGAGGTGATCGACCGCAACGGTAAGCAGGTGCCGCTCACGCAGCCGTCCTGCGAGCAGGTGGTCGAGCCCGGTCTGGCGAACACGCTGGCCAATGCGATGAGCAAGGACAGCATCAGCGGTACCGCGGCCGGTTCGGCGCACGCGGCGGGCTGGACCGCGCCGATGTCGGCGAAGACGGGTACCACCGAGAGCCACCGGTCCTCGGCGTTCCTGGGCTTCACCAATTCGCTGGCGGGGGCGGCCTACATCTACGGCGATTCGCCGACGCCGGGCGAGATCTGCTCGTTCCCGCTGCGCAGCTGCGGCGACGGCAATCTGTACGGCGGTAACGAACCGGCCCGCAGCTGGTTCGACGGGATCAAACCGGTGCTGGATCGCTTCCCGCCGCCGAGCCTGCCGGGCGAGGACGACAAGTACGTTCGGGGCTCGAACAATTCGCAGATTCCCGACGTGGTCGGCATGACGGAGGCCGAGGCGCGTTCGACGCTGATCGGCGCGGGTTTCCAGGTCACCATGGTGACGGTGCCCGCGGCACCGGCGAAGGGCACGGTCATCGGCACCACGCCGAACGGCTCGGCCATTCCGGGCTCGGTGATCACGGTCAACATCAGTGACGGGACGCTGCGCGAACCGCCACCGCCCGGACCGCCCGCGATCCCGAATCTGCCGGGGCTACCGCCACCGCCGCGGTTGCCGCCGATCCCGATTCCGATCCCGATTCCGCGGTGA
- a CDS encoding WhiB family transcriptional regulator: MHMTTPIARLDVEQAEARIAWVSQARCKEVDPDQLFVRGAAQRKAATICRHCPVLMECGADALDNRVEFGVWGGMTERQRRALLKQHPEVTSWAEFFRAQRQQKVAM; encoded by the coding sequence ATGCACATGACTACCCCCATCGCTCGATTGGACGTGGAGCAGGCCGAAGCGAGAATCGCCTGGGTTTCCCAGGCCCGATGCAAGGAAGTAGATCCCGACCAGTTGTTCGTGCGCGGCGCGGCGCAGCGCAAGGCGGCGACGATCTGCCGGCACTGTCCGGTGCTGATGGAGTGCGGGGCCGACGCCCTGGACAATCGAGTGGAGTTCGGTGTGTGGGGTGGGATGACCGAGCGGCAGCGGCGTGCGCTGCTCAAGCAGCATCCGGAGGTGACGTCCTGGGCGGAGTTCTTCCGCGCCCAGCGACAGCAGAAAGTGGCAATGTAG
- a CDS encoding ArsA family ATPase produces the protein MSLPGTVTPLDIASIIDDRSTRVVVCCGSGGVGKTTTAAAIALRAAERGRKVVVLTIDPARRLAQSLGVSDLGNVPQRVELGPDATGELYAMMLNMRRTFDEMVLEHTSPEKAEQIFANPFYQTVASSFGGTQEYMAMEKLGQLAGKKKWDLIVVDTPPSRNALDFLDAPKRLGNFLNGRMIRVIMAPGRGVGRFVTGAMSLAVRGVSTVVGGQMLKDASLFLQSLESMFGGFQDRANRTYEMLSRPGTHFLVVAAAEPDALREASFFVDRLSTDHMPLAGLVLNRTHPVHSSLSAETALAAADRLAADSAETDRADSDPAALAADVLRIHAHRATTAKREQHLLHRFTGAHPRVPIVAVTALPFEVSDLDALRAVGDQLTDPGAAA, from the coding sequence ATGAGCCTGCCCGGTACCGTCACGCCGCTGGACATCGCGAGCATCATCGACGATCGCTCCACCCGCGTGGTGGTGTGCTGCGGCTCCGGCGGCGTCGGCAAGACCACCACGGCCGCGGCGATCGCGCTGCGGGCGGCCGAACGTGGCCGCAAGGTGGTGGTGCTGACCATCGATCCGGCCCGGCGGCTGGCGCAGTCGCTCGGGGTGAGCGATCTGGGCAATGTCCCGCAGCGGGTCGAATTGGGCCCCGACGCGACGGGCGAGCTGTACGCGATGATGCTGAACATGCGCCGCACCTTCGACGAGATGGTGCTCGAGCACACCAGCCCCGAGAAGGCCGAGCAGATCTTCGCCAACCCCTTCTATCAGACCGTGGCCTCGTCCTTCGGCGGGACGCAGGAGTACATGGCGATGGAGAAGCTGGGCCAGCTCGCCGGCAAGAAGAAGTGGGATCTGATCGTCGTCGACACCCCGCCCTCGCGCAACGCGCTGGACTTCCTGGACGCGCCGAAGCGGCTCGGAAACTTCCTCAACGGCAGGATGATTCGCGTCATCATGGCGCCCGGGCGCGGCGTGGGCCGGTTCGTCACCGGCGCGATGAGCCTGGCGGTGCGGGGTGTGTCGACCGTGGTCGGCGGCCAGATGCTCAAGGACGCGTCGCTGTTCCTGCAGTCGCTGGAGTCGATGTTCGGCGGCTTCCAGGACCGGGCCAACCGCACCTACGAGATGCTGTCCCGTCCGGGCACGCACTTCCTGGTGGTCGCCGCCGCGGAGCCGGACGCGCTGCGGGAGGCGTCGTTCTTCGTCGATCGCCTGTCCACCGATCACATGCCACTGGCCGGGCTGGTGCTCAACCGCACCCACCCGGTGCACAGCTCGCTGTCGGCGGAGACGGCCCTGGCCGCCGCCGACCGCCTGGCCGCCGATTCGGCCGAGACCGATCGCGCCGACAGTGACCCGGCCGCGCTGGCCGCGGACGTGCTGCGCATCCACGCGCACCGGGCGACCACCGCCAAGCGCGAGCAACATCTGCTGCACCGGTTCACCGGCGCGCATCCGCGGGTGCCGATCGTCGCGGTCACCGCGCTGCCGTTCGAGGTGTCGGACCTGGATGCGCTGCGCGCCGTGGGCGATCAGCTGACCGATCCTGGTGCGGCGGCCTGA
- a CDS encoding ArsA-related P-loop ATPase: MPVSTEPGLKLGWPEHADKARLHYVSGKGGTGKSTVSAALALALAAGGRRVLLVEVEGRQSIAQLFDLPPLPPTETKIATADGGGEVMALALDIEHAFLEYLDMFYNLGFAGRAMRRMGAIEFVTTIAPGLRDVILTGKIKECAVRTDKSGKSPGRPVYDEIVIDAPPTGRIASFLDVTKAMAEVAKGGPIAAQAEGVSKLLHSDQTVVHLVTLLEALPVQETADAVAELTESQFRVGTVIVNRATEGYLPASVRARAATGDIDTDALRAGLTEAGITLSDNDFQGLLREAVEHSATLRAQDDSSSELAKVDYSRLYLPALPDGMDLGGLYELAEHLSAQGVR; the protein is encoded by the coding sequence GTGCCCGTTTCGACCGAACCGGGGCTGAAATTAGGGTGGCCGGAGCATGCGGACAAGGCTCGTCTGCACTATGTCTCCGGCAAGGGTGGTACTGGGAAATCCACGGTGTCCGCGGCGCTGGCGCTGGCGCTGGCGGCCGGTGGGCGACGGGTGCTGCTGGTGGAGGTGGAGGGGCGGCAATCGATCGCGCAGCTGTTCGACCTGCCGCCGCTGCCGCCCACCGAGACGAAGATCGCGACCGCGGACGGCGGCGGCGAGGTGATGGCGCTGGCGCTCGACATCGAGCACGCCTTCCTCGAGTACCTCGACATGTTCTACAACCTCGGCTTCGCGGGCCGGGCGATGCGGCGGATGGGTGCGATCGAGTTCGTCACCACGATCGCGCCGGGGCTGCGCGACGTGATACTGACCGGCAAGATCAAGGAGTGCGCGGTACGCACCGACAAGTCGGGCAAGTCGCCGGGTCGTCCCGTCTACGACGAGATCGTCATCGACGCGCCCCCGACCGGCCGCATCGCCAGTTTCCTGGACGTCACCAAGGCGATGGCGGAGGTGGCCAAGGGCGGGCCGATCGCCGCGCAGGCCGAGGGCGTGTCCAAGCTGCTGCACTCCGACCAGACCGTCGTGCACCTGGTCACCCTGCTCGAGGCGCTGCCGGTGCAGGAGACCGCCGACGCCGTCGCCGAACTGACCGAGTCGCAATTCCGGGTCGGCACCGTGATCGTCAATCGCGCGACCGAGGGCTACCTGCCGGCGTCGGTGCGCGCGCGGGCCGCCACCGGCGACATCGATACCGACGCCCTGCGCGCCGGGCTGACCGAGGCCGGAATCACGCTGTCCGACAACGACTTCCAGGGCCTGCTCCGGGAAGCCGTCGAACATTCGGCCACCCTGCGGGCGCAGGACGACAGCTCCTCCGAACTGGCGAAGGTCGATTACAGCCGGTTGTACCTGCCGGCCCTGCCGGACGGCATGGACCTGGGCGGGCTGTACGAACTCGCCGAACATCTGAGCGCGCAGGGGGTCCGGTGA
- a CDS encoding DUF4177 domain-containing protein, which yields MSDVTVWEYATVPLLTHATKQILDQWGADGWELVTVLPGPTGEQHVAYLKRAKN from the coding sequence ATGAGTGATGTGACCGTGTGGGAATACGCGACCGTGCCGCTGCTGACGCATGCGACCAAGCAGATTCTGGATCAGTGGGGGGCCGACGGCTGGGAGCTGGTCACCGTGCTGCCCGGGCCGACCGGCGAGCAGCACGTGGCCTACCTGAAGCGGGCGAAGAACTGA
- a CDS encoding RidA family protein has product MASWRENLDRLGLELPGVAAPAGAYIPALRTGSYVYTSGQLPFIGGELSVSGKVGAEVSLEQGKEAAKWCALNALAAVHDLVGLDEVVRIVKVVGFVASAPGFNDQPLVINGASELLGEVFGEAGVHARSAVGVFELPRNTPVEVELIAEVR; this is encoded by the coding sequence ATGGCCTCGTGGCGGGAGAACCTCGACCGGCTCGGCCTGGAACTGCCCGGTGTGGCCGCACCGGCGGGCGCCTACATTCCGGCGTTGCGCACCGGCTCGTACGTCTACACCTCGGGTCAGCTGCCGTTCATCGGCGGTGAACTGTCGGTCTCGGGCAAGGTCGGCGCCGAGGTGAGCCTGGAGCAGGGCAAGGAGGCGGCGAAGTGGTGCGCGTTGAACGCGCTGGCCGCCGTGCACGATCTGGTCGGCCTGGACGAGGTGGTGCGGATCGTGAAGGTGGTCGGCTTCGTGGCCTCGGCGCCCGGGTTCAACGATCAGCCGCTGGTGATCAACGGCGCGTCGGAACTGCTGGGCGAGGTGTTCGGCGAGGCGGGCGTGCACGCCCGGTCCGCGGTCGGTGTGTTCGAGCTGCCGCGGAACACCCCCGTGGAGGTGGAGCTGATCGCCGAGGTGCGTTAG
- a CDS encoding MBL fold metallo-hydrolase: MTLTHPAYEQVRPVTPTASVLLANNPNKMTLQGTNTWILRAPGRSDCVVIDPGPKNRAHCDAIARATDGKIALTLITHHHHDHTGGIDRLVKSTGTVVRAHDRRFLRESDTPLTDGEEIEAAGLRITVLATAGHTQDSVSFLLDDAVLTGDTVLGSGTTVLESRDGALGDYLASLDRLAEVASGRALLPAHGPDHAEAKPVIDYYIRHRRERLDQVRQALAELGPEAKPLQIVAKVYADVDKRLWPAARSSVKAQLAYLRGRNDD, encoded by the coding sequence ATGACCCTCACCCATCCCGCGTACGAACAGGTGCGGCCGGTGACGCCGACCGCCTCGGTGCTGCTGGCGAACAACCCGAACAAGATGACCCTGCAGGGCACCAACACCTGGATCCTGCGCGCCCCGGGCCGGTCCGACTGTGTCGTGATCGATCCGGGGCCCAAGAACCGGGCGCACTGTGACGCCATCGCGCGGGCGACCGACGGGAAGATCGCGCTGACGCTGATCACCCACCACCATCACGATCACACCGGCGGCATCGACCGCCTGGTGAAATCGACCGGCACCGTGGTGCGGGCGCACGATCGGCGCTTTCTGCGGGAGTCCGACACACCGCTGACCGACGGCGAGGAGATCGAGGCGGCGGGCCTGCGGATCACGGTGCTCGCCACTGCGGGCCACACCCAGGATTCGGTCTCGTTCCTGCTCGACGACGCCGTGCTGACCGGCGACACCGTATTGGGCAGCGGCACCACTGTGCTGGAATCGCGGGACGGCGCGCTCGGCGACTACCTGGCCTCGCTGGACCGGCTCGCCGAGGTGGCGTCCGGCCGGGCGCTGCTACCGGCGCACGGCCCGGACCACGCCGAGGCGAAGCCGGTCATCGACTACTACATCCGGCATCGCCGGGAACGCCTGGACCAGGTGCGGCAGGCGCTCGCCGAACTCGGGCCCGAGGCCAAGCCCTTGCAGATCGTCGCCAAGGTCTATGCCGACGTCGACAAGCGCCTGTGGCCGGCCGCGCGTAGTTCGGTCAAGGCGCAGCTCGCCTACCTGCGCGGCCGGAACGACGACTAG
- a CDS encoding Crp/Fnr family transcriptional regulator: MDEALARAGIFQGVEPTAVAALAKQLQPVDFPRGHVIFNEGEPGDRLYIITSGKVKIGRRSPDGRENLLTIMGPSDMFGELSIFDPGPRTSTATTVTEVRAVTMDRDALKSWIDQRPEIAEQLLRVLARRLRRTNNNLADLIFTDVPGRVAKALLQLAQRFGTQEAGALRVTHDLTQEEIAQLVGASRETVNKALADFAHRGWLRLEGKSVLISDSERLARRAR, translated from the coding sequence GTGGACGAGGCCCTCGCCAGAGCAGGCATCTTCCAAGGCGTCGAGCCCACCGCGGTGGCGGCCCTCGCCAAACAGCTTCAGCCCGTGGACTTCCCGCGCGGCCACGTCATCTTCAACGAGGGCGAGCCGGGCGATCGGCTGTATATCATCACGTCGGGCAAGGTGAAGATCGGCCGTCGCTCCCCCGACGGCCGGGAGAACCTGCTGACCATCATGGGCCCGTCGGACATGTTCGGTGAGCTGTCGATCTTCGACCCGGGCCCGCGCACCTCGACCGCCACCACGGTCACCGAGGTCCGCGCCGTCACGATGGACCGCGACGCGCTGAAGTCGTGGATCGATCAGCGTCCGGAGATCGCCGAGCAGTTGCTGCGGGTGCTCGCGCGCCGTCTGCGCCGCACCAACAACAACCTGGCCGACCTGATCTTCACCGACGTCCCCGGTCGCGTGGCGAAGGCGCTGCTGCAGCTGGCACAGCGGTTCGGCACGCAGGAGGCCGGCGCCCTGCGCGTGACCCACGACCTCACCCAGGAGGAGATCGCCCAGCTGGTGGGCGCCTCCCGCGAGACCGTGAACAAGGCCCTCGCCGACTTCGCGCACCGCGGCTGGCTGCGGCTCGAGGGTAAGAGCGTGCTGATCTCGGATTCGGAGCGGCTGGCCCGCCGGGCCCGCTAG
- the nth gene encoding endonuclease III, with translation MNRTLAVAFPNAHCELDFTTPLELAVATILSAQCTDVRVNQTTPALFARYPDARAYAEADRVELEEYIRPTGFYRNKTTSLIGLGQALTERYDGVLPHTLEELVGLPGIGRKTANVILGNAFGVPGITVDTHFGRLVRRWGWTTEEDPVKVEHAVGELIERKEWTMLSHRVIFHGRRVCHARKPACGACVLANDCPAFGAGPTDPATAAALIKGPEAEHLLELVGR, from the coding sequence ATGAATCGGACGCTCGCGGTGGCCTTTCCGAACGCGCACTGTGAGTTGGATTTCACCACCCCGCTCGAGTTGGCCGTCGCCACCATCCTCTCCGCGCAGTGCACCGACGTCCGGGTGAACCAGACGACGCCCGCCCTGTTCGCCCGATACCCCGACGCGCGCGCCTACGCCGAGGCCGACCGCGTGGAGTTGGAGGAGTACATCCGCCCGACGGGCTTCTACCGCAACAAGACCACCTCGCTGATCGGCCTGGGCCAGGCCCTGACCGAACGGTACGACGGCGTCCTGCCGCACACGCTCGAGGAGCTGGTGGGGCTGCCCGGCATCGGCCGCAAGACCGCGAATGTCATCCTGGGCAACGCCTTCGGCGTCCCCGGGATCACGGTGGACACCCACTTCGGGCGGCTGGTGCGGCGCTGGGGCTGGACCACCGAGGAAGACCCGGTGAAAGTCGAGCACGCCGTCGGCGAGCTGATCGAGCGCAAGGAATGGACGATGCTCTCGCACCGGGTGATCTTCCACGGTCGCCGCGTCTGCCACGCGCGCAAACCGGCCTGCGGGGCCTGCGTGCTGGCCAACGACTGCCCGGCGTTCGGCGCCGGCCCGACCGATCCCGCGACCGCGGCCGCCCTGATCAAGGGCCCCGAGGCAGAACACTTGCTGGAACTGGTGGGCCGGTGA
- a CDS encoding TlpA family protein disulfide reductase, translating into MRSIPAAWRWTLVLLIAVVALAVALWPREPRELRTDTATATRGAPAAASDGQRAAAALAACPSPSPQQSAAAGPLAGITVGCLRDGRPLDLGAALAGRPALVNLWAYWCEPCARELPALREYAARPGAITVVTAHSDPAEAKALARLGDLDVHLPGVQDGDGRVRTAVGAPAVLPVSVLVRADGSIAKVVVRPFDSADDIAATVAGELGVGA; encoded by the coding sequence GTGAGATCGATTCCGGCGGCGTGGCGCTGGACGCTGGTGCTGCTGATCGCGGTCGTCGCGCTGGCCGTGGCACTGTGGCCCCGCGAGCCTCGCGAACTCCGCACGGATACCGCTACGGCGACGCGCGGTGCGCCCGCCGCGGCGTCCGACGGTCAGCGGGCCGCCGCCGCCCTCGCCGCGTGCCCGTCGCCATCCCCGCAGCAGTCGGCCGCGGCGGGCCCGCTGGCGGGGATCACGGTCGGGTGCCTGCGTGACGGCCGGCCGCTGGATCTGGGCGCCGCGCTGGCCGGTCGGCCCGCCCTGGTGAATCTGTGGGCGTACTGGTGCGAGCCGTGCGCCCGGGAGCTGCCGGCCTTGCGCGAGTACGCGGCCCGCCCCGGCGCGATCACCGTCGTGACGGCGCACAGCGATCCCGCCGAGGCCAAGGCGCTGGCTCGGCTGGGCGACCTCGATGTGCATCTGCCCGGTGTGCAGGACGGCGACGGCCGGGTCCGCACGGCGGTCGGCGCCCCCGCGGTACTGCCGGTGTCGGTCCTGGTCCGCGCCGACGGCTCGATCGCGAAAGTGGTTGTCCGCCCGTTCGACAGCGCCGACGACATCGCGGCCACCGTCGCCGGTGAACTCGGAGTCGGCGCGTGA
- a CDS encoding NUDIX hydrolase, with protein sequence MPGAPPELVTDAIPAWLRGVVERKPADPTGVNQVLGRTARRLVSAAARPRSAAVLVLFGGDPEPDAQAPGGLPADADVLLTQRAATLRQHSGQVAFPGGGVEPGDDGPVDTALREAREETGVDPAGVDPIAVLPPIFVPPSRFDVTPVVAYWRTPGEVGVVSAAEATRVTRVPISELIDPANRFVVRHPLGYMGPAFAVDGMLVWGFTAGVLAGLLAVSGWEREWDYHDVRDLQASLAAVGMTL encoded by the coding sequence ATGCCCGGCGCGCCACCGGAATTGGTGACCGACGCGATTCCGGCCTGGTTGCGCGGTGTGGTCGAGCGCAAGCCCGCCGACCCGACCGGGGTCAACCAGGTGCTCGGCCGGACGGCCCGGCGACTGGTGTCGGCGGCCGCGCGGCCGCGGTCGGCGGCGGTGCTCGTGCTGTTCGGCGGCGACCCCGAACCCGACGCGCAGGCGCCGGGCGGGTTGCCCGCCGACGCCGACGTGCTGCTCACCCAGCGCGCGGCGACGCTGCGCCAGCACAGCGGCCAGGTCGCCTTCCCCGGCGGCGGCGTCGAGCCCGGGGACGACGGCCCGGTCGACACCGCGCTGCGCGAGGCCCGCGAGGAGACCGGTGTGGACCCGGCCGGTGTGGACCCGATCGCGGTGCTGCCGCCGATTTTCGTGCCGCCGTCGCGTTTCGACGTGACTCCGGTGGTCGCCTACTGGCGCACGCCCGGTGAGGTCGGCGTGGTCAGCGCGGCGGAGGCGACTCGGGTGACGCGGGTGCCGATCTCGGAGCTGATCGACCCCGCGAACCGGTTCGTCGTGCGGCATCCGCTGGGGTACATGGGTCCGGCGTTCGCCGTGGACGGCATGCTGGTCTGGGGTTTCACCGCCGGTGTGCTCGCCGGTCTACTGGCTGTTTCGGGATGGGAGCGGGAATGGGATTACCACGACGTGCGTGATCTGCAGGCCTCGCTCGCGGCAGTGGGGATGACGTTATGA
- a CDS encoding MarP family serine protease — translation MSSSAWLDIAVVIIALLAASSGWRQGAVASALAFLGVVLGAVAGILIAPHILVHISEGRKRVLVGVVLIVALVIIGEVAGMVLGRAARSGMRHPFTRSVDSVVGAALQTVAVLVTAWLLALPLASSSQPAIAAAVNGSRVLSDVNEVAPNWLRRLPNEFSKLLNTSGLPDVIGPFGRAPIAAVEPPDPSVLDSPVALNLQHSVLRVNGVAPSCQRALEGSGFVVAPERVMTNAHVVAGTNTVQVDTARGRLDATVVLFDPSKDVAVLAVPGLNAPVIPLAPEPAKSGQSSIVLGYPGGGPYTASAARVRETLELTGPDIYKTGTVEREVYTVRGRVRAGNSGGPLVDADGQVLGLVFGAAVVDEDTGYALTLNEVRNALNSAESSSAQVPTGECVLS, via the coding sequence ATGAGTTCGTCGGCCTGGCTCGACATCGCGGTCGTGATCATCGCGCTGCTCGCCGCCTCCTCCGGGTGGCGGCAGGGCGCGGTCGCGTCCGCCCTGGCCTTCCTGGGCGTGGTGCTGGGCGCGGTGGCCGGCATCCTGATCGCGCCGCACATCCTGGTCCACATCAGCGAGGGCCGCAAACGCGTGCTGGTCGGTGTGGTGCTGATCGTGGCGCTGGTGATCATCGGCGAGGTGGCCGGGATGGTGCTCGGCCGCGCGGCGCGCAGCGGGATGCGCCATCCCTTCACCCGCAGCGTCGACAGCGTGGTGGGCGCCGCGCTGCAGACGGTGGCCGTGCTGGTGACCGCCTGGCTGCTGGCGCTGCCGCTGGCCTCGTCCTCGCAGCCCGCCATCGCGGCCGCGGTGAACGGCTCGCGGGTGCTGTCGGATGTCAACGAGGTGGCGCCGAACTGGTTGCGGCGCTTGCCCAACGAGTTCTCCAAGCTGCTCAACACCTCGGGCCTGCCGGATGTGATCGGACCGTTCGGCCGCGCGCCGATCGCGGCGGTGGAGCCGCCGGACCCGAGCGTGCTCGACAGCCCGGTCGCGCTGAACCTGCAGCACAGCGTGCTGCGCGTCAACGGTGTGGCGCCGAGTTGCCAGCGCGCGCTGGAGGGTTCGGGTTTCGTGGTCGCTCCCGAGCGGGTCATGACGAACGCGCACGTGGTCGCCGGTACCAACACCGTGCAGGTCGACACCGCGCGCGGCAGGCTGGACGCGACCGTGGTGCTGTTCGACCCGTCCAAGGACGTGGCCGTGCTGGCCGTGCCCGGCCTGAACGCGCCGGTCATCCCGCTGGCGCCGGAACCGGCGAAATCGGGGCAGAGCTCGATCGTGCTCGGCTACCCCGGCGGTGGCCCCTATACCGCGAGCGCCGCCCGCGTGCGCGAGACCCTGGAACTCACCGGTCCGGACATCTACAAGACCGGCACCGTGGAGCGCGAGGTCTACACCGTGCGCGGCCGGGTGCGCGCCGGCAATTCCGGTGGGCCCCTGGTGGATGCGGACGGTCAGGTGCTGGGCCTGGTGTTCGGCGCGGCCGTGGTCGACGAGGACACGGGATATGCCCTGACGCTCAACGAGGTTCGTAATGCCCTGAACTCGGCCGAATCGTCGAGCGCGCAGGTCCCGACGGGCGAGTGCGTGCTGAGCTAG